In Streptomyces sp. DG2A-72, one genomic interval encodes:
- a CDS encoding carbohydrate ABC transporter permease, whose translation MSGTTENTGKVAHGSGRAPRTRATGGGVRRAPYVFLLPAVVLFLLFFVLPIGYALYLSVRKVEVKGLGLGSGARSEVWAGLSNYTAALSDSELIDGALRVLGYGAIVVPVMLGLALLFALMLDADRVRLTTFTRLAIFLPYALPGVIAALLWGFLYLPSVSPFYFLLDKAGLPQPDLLDGGPLFIALSNIAIWGGTGFNMIVIYTALRSIPAEVYEAAKLDGCSQVQIALRIKIPMVTPSLVLTFFFSIIATLQVFSEPTTLKPLTNSVSTTWSPLMKVYQDAFGNNDIHSAAAQAVIIAVATLVLSFGFLRVANARSKQEEAR comes from the coding sequence ATGTCCGGCACCACCGAGAACACCGGCAAGGTGGCGCACGGCTCCGGCCGTGCGCCCCGCACCCGCGCCACCGGTGGAGGCGTACGGCGCGCCCCGTACGTCTTCCTCCTCCCCGCCGTCGTCCTGTTCCTGCTGTTCTTCGTCCTGCCCATCGGCTACGCGCTCTACCTCAGCGTCCGCAAGGTCGAGGTCAAGGGTCTGGGCCTGGGCTCCGGGGCCCGCAGCGAGGTGTGGGCGGGGCTGTCCAACTACACCGCCGCCCTCTCCGACTCCGAGCTCATCGACGGCGCCCTGCGCGTCCTCGGGTACGGCGCGATCGTCGTCCCCGTCATGCTGGGCCTGGCGCTGCTCTTCGCGCTGATGCTGGACGCCGACCGGGTGCGGCTCACCACGTTCACCCGGCTCGCGATCTTCCTGCCGTACGCCCTCCCGGGGGTGATCGCGGCGCTGCTGTGGGGGTTCCTCTACCTGCCGAGCGTCAGCCCGTTCTACTTCCTGCTCGACAAGGCGGGCCTGCCCCAGCCGGACCTGCTGGACGGCGGACCGCTGTTCATCGCGCTGTCGAACATCGCGATCTGGGGCGGCACCGGATTCAACATGATCGTCATCTACACCGCGCTGAGGTCCATCCCGGCCGAGGTGTACGAGGCGGCGAAGCTGGACGGCTGCTCCCAGGTGCAGATCGCGTTGCGGATCAAGATCCCGATGGTGACACCCTCCCTGGTGCTCACCTTCTTCTTCTCGATCATCGCGACGCTGCAGGTGTTCTCCGAGCCGACCACCCTCAAGCCGCTGACCAACTCCGTCTCCACCACCTGGAGTCCGCTGATGAAGGTGTACCAGGACGCCTTCGGCAACAACGACATCCACTCGGCCGCCGCCCAGGCCGTGATCATCGCCGTCGCCACCCTCGTCCTGTCCTTCGGATTCCTGCGCGTCGCGAACGCCCGCTCCAAGCAGGAGGAAGCCCGATGA
- a CDS encoding VOC family protein, with product MTAGVNTIIYPVKDITRAKALFSALLEVEPYADEPYYVGFKAAGQDVGLDPNGHAKGMTGPVPYWTVTDIRARLAALLDAGAELLQDVKDVGGGRLIAFVKDADGNLVGLLQDPA from the coding sequence ATGACCGCCGGTGTCAACACGATCATCTACCCCGTCAAGGACATCACCCGGGCCAAAGCCCTGTTCAGCGCCCTGCTGGAGGTGGAGCCGTACGCCGACGAGCCCTACTACGTCGGCTTCAAGGCCGCCGGCCAGGACGTCGGCCTCGACCCGAACGGGCACGCCAAGGGCATGACCGGACCGGTGCCGTACTGGACCGTGACCGACATCCGGGCCCGTCTCGCGGCCCTGCTGGACGCCGGTGCGGAGCTGCTCCAGGACGTCAAGGACGTCGGCGGCGGGCGGCTCATCGCCTTCGTGAAGGACGCGGACGGGAACCTGGTCGGGCTCCTTCAGGATCCTGCCTGA
- a CDS encoding ABC transporter substrate-binding protein: MQFTMRRRFVATSLAVALGAATLAACSSDSENKDSADSGRVSLTYWAWAPGTDKAAEIWNKKNPDIQVTVREQASGDDLVTKVITAAKANKTPDLVQAEYQAIPTLVSNDVLADIADEVKDAEDKFAPGIWQQVTLGTDSAFAVPQDSGPLMFYYREDLFKKYGLTVPATWDEFAETARKLKKEDPSKALTTFSSNDSGLFAGLAQQAGAKWWTAEGQKWKVAIDDAATKKVADFWGGLVEEGAIDNQPMYTPAWNKALNTGKQIAWVSAVWAPGTLTTGAPDTAGKWAMAPLPQWSKGENATGSWGGSSTGVTTNSKHKEAAAKFATWLNTDQEAIAAMAEDGSIYPAATAAQTSDALSKAPDFFSNQPDFYAKAAEITKTTAPSAWGPNVNVAYTTFKDAFGKAAKAKSKDSFTSALTAMQDDTVADMKKQGFEVAE, translated from the coding sequence ATGCAGTTCACGATGCGCCGCCGCTTCGTGGCCACGTCGCTCGCCGTTGCCCTCGGTGCCGCCACGCTCGCCGCCTGCAGCTCCGACTCCGAGAACAAGGACTCGGCCGACTCCGGGCGGGTCTCCCTGACCTACTGGGCCTGGGCCCCGGGTACGGACAAGGCCGCCGAGATCTGGAACAAGAAGAACCCCGACATCCAGGTCACGGTGAGGGAACAGGCCTCCGGCGACGACCTGGTCACCAAGGTCATCACGGCGGCCAAGGCCAACAAGACCCCTGACCTGGTGCAGGCCGAGTACCAGGCGATACCCACCCTGGTCAGCAACGACGTCCTCGCCGACATCGCGGACGAGGTGAAGGACGCCGAGGACAAGTTCGCCCCCGGCATCTGGCAGCAGGTCACACTCGGCACCGACAGCGCCTTCGCGGTCCCCCAGGACTCCGGGCCGCTGATGTTCTACTACCGCGAGGACCTCTTCAAGAAGTACGGCCTGACCGTCCCCGCCACCTGGGACGAGTTCGCGGAGACCGCCCGCAAGCTGAAGAAGGAGGACCCCTCCAAGGCGCTCACCACCTTCTCCTCCAACGACTCGGGTCTCTTCGCGGGCCTCGCCCAGCAGGCCGGTGCGAAGTGGTGGACCGCCGAGGGCCAGAAGTGGAAGGTCGCCATCGACGACGCGGCCACCAAGAAGGTCGCCGACTTCTGGGGCGGACTGGTCGAGGAGGGCGCCATCGACAACCAGCCCATGTACACCCCGGCCTGGAACAAGGCGCTCAACACCGGCAAGCAGATCGCCTGGGTCAGTGCGGTCTGGGCCCCCGGCACGCTGACCACCGGTGCCCCGGACACCGCGGGCAAGTGGGCGATGGCCCCGCTGCCGCAGTGGAGCAAGGGTGAGAACGCCACCGGCAGCTGGGGCGGCTCCTCCACCGGAGTCACCACCAACTCGAAGCACAAGGAGGCCGCGGCCAAGTTCGCCACCTGGCTGAACACGGACCAGGAGGCCATCGCCGCCATGGCGGAGGACGGCAGCATCTACCCGGCCGCCACGGCCGCCCAAACCAGTGACGCGCTGTCCAAGGCCCCGGACTTCTTCTCCAACCAGCCGGACTTCTACGCCAAGGCCGCCGAGATCACGAAGACCACGGCACCCTCCGCCTGGGGCCCCAACGTCAACGTCGCGTACACGACCTTCAAGGACGCCTTCGGCAAGGCCGCCAAGGCCAAGAGCAAGGACAGTTTCACGTCCGCGCTGACCGCCATGCAGGACGACACCGTCGCCGACATGAAGAAGCAGGGCTTCGAGGTCGCCGAGTGA
- a CDS encoding acyl-CoA dehydrogenase family protein has protein sequence MIVAPEPGLTERDIIERAAALRPALLERQPETERLTHYPKDTHDDFLRAGFYRILQPRRYGGYEFALPVFYRVVTEIARGCPSTGWALSLTAAHVLQVASVFEEKAQDEIFGTDGDFRAASTVLPIGVAQPDGDGRIVLDGTWPYSSGAPYSTHYVGQTLRAPEKPGDPPGPPVLFVAPRSVWTVLDDWYGVLGLRGSGSNSIHM, from the coding sequence GTGATCGTCGCTCCCGAACCCGGACTGACCGAACGCGACATCATCGAACGGGCCGCAGCGCTCCGGCCCGCGCTGCTCGAACGCCAGCCGGAGACCGAACGGTTGACGCACTACCCCAAGGACACCCACGACGACTTCCTGCGGGCCGGCTTCTACCGGATCCTCCAGCCGCGGCGGTACGGCGGCTACGAGTTCGCCCTGCCCGTGTTCTACCGCGTGGTCACCGAGATCGCCCGCGGCTGCCCCTCCACCGGCTGGGCCCTGTCCCTCACCGCCGCACACGTCCTCCAGGTTGCCTCGGTCTTCGAGGAGAAGGCGCAGGACGAGATCTTCGGCACCGACGGCGACTTCCGGGCGGCCTCCACGGTCCTGCCCATCGGGGTCGCACAGCCCGACGGCGACGGCCGGATCGTCCTCGACGGCACCTGGCCGTACTCCTCAGGCGCGCCCTACTCCACGCACTACGTCGGCCAGACCCTGCGCGCCCCCGAGAAGCCCGGCGACCCGCCGGGACCGCCGGTGCTGTTCGTCGCCCCGCGCTCGGTGTGGACGGTCCTGGACGACTGGTACGGCGTGCTCGGCCTGCGCGGCAGCGGATCCAACAGCATCCACATGTAA
- a CDS encoding SseB family protein: METPHTPATAAQRALDVLAQNTEDTAALDALASSEVLVPVPDDVSDEDATDPGAVALPVIEHPGGEPTVPVFTSEPELAGLLPFVSRYRLVPLGALAAQWPTDDLALTIDGASRHPLTLTSEGVRTLLARPRG; this comes from the coding sequence ATGGAGACACCGCACACCCCCGCCACCGCGGCCCAGCGCGCGCTGGACGTGCTGGCCCAGAACACCGAGGACACGGCGGCGCTGGACGCGCTCGCGAGCAGCGAGGTGCTCGTGCCCGTGCCCGACGACGTCAGCGACGAGGACGCCACCGATCCCGGCGCCGTGGCGCTGCCGGTCATCGAGCACCCGGGAGGCGAACCGACCGTGCCCGTGTTCACCTCGGAACCGGAGCTGGCCGGGCTGCTGCCGTTCGTCTCCCGCTACCGGCTGGTGCCGCTGGGCGCCCTCGCCGCACAGTGGCCCACCGACGATCTGGCCCTCACCATCGACGGGGCCTCCCGGCATCCGCTGACGCTCACCTCGGAGGGAGTACGCACCCTGCTGGCCCGCCCGCGCGGGTGA
- a CDS encoding LacI family DNA-binding transcriptional regulator, with protein MTMSNTGGRRKPPTIHDVARVAGVSRGTVSRVLNGGHYVSPAAQESVNAAIRKTGYVVNRHARSLITGRSDSIGFLLTEPQEKLFEDPNFNVLLRCCTQALASHDIPLLLMLAGTEAERRRITRYITAGHVDGVLVVSSHSADPVAEQLHEAGVPLVQCGKPMGRGSKVSYVAADDRDGARDMMRHLLSLGRRRIGVVNGPMDTPGGVDRLAGYKEVLTEAGLEIDERLIVSGDWGRASGEAGAERLLAQAPDMDAVFVASDLMAQGALTALRRAGRRVPEDVSVGGFDDSTAATESTPALTTIRQPYDRISSEMVRVLLAQIGGEDPAAVILPTELVKREST; from the coding sequence ATGACCATGAGCAACACCGGGGGTCGGCGCAAGCCGCCGACCATTCACGACGTGGCGCGCGTGGCGGGAGTCTCCCGGGGCACCGTGTCTCGCGTGCTCAACGGCGGCCACTACGTCAGCCCGGCGGCGCAGGAATCTGTCAACGCCGCGATCCGCAAGACAGGTTACGTCGTCAACCGGCACGCCCGTTCGCTGATCACGGGGCGTTCGGACTCGATCGGCTTTCTGCTGACGGAGCCGCAGGAGAAGCTCTTCGAGGACCCCAACTTCAATGTTCTGCTGCGGTGTTGCACCCAGGCGCTGGCCTCGCACGACATTCCGCTGCTGCTGATGCTGGCAGGGACGGAGGCCGAGCGGCGCCGGATCACGCGGTACATCACGGCCGGTCACGTCGACGGGGTGCTGGTGGTGTCCAGCCACTCCGCCGACCCGGTCGCCGAGCAACTGCACGAGGCGGGGGTGCCCCTCGTGCAGTGCGGCAAGCCCATGGGGCGCGGCTCCAAGGTGAGCTACGTGGCGGCGGACGACCGGGACGGCGCCCGCGACATGATGCGCCACCTGCTGTCGCTGGGCCGCCGCCGTATCGGCGTGGTGAACGGCCCGATGGACACCCCGGGCGGTGTCGATCGCCTCGCCGGCTACAAGGAGGTGCTCACGGAAGCGGGCCTGGAGATCGACGAGCGGCTCATCGTCTCCGGCGACTGGGGCCGGGCAAGCGGCGAGGCGGGCGCCGAGCGGCTGCTGGCGCAGGCCCCGGACATGGACGCCGTGTTCGTGGCCTCCGACCTGATGGCGCAGGGCGCCCTGACGGCACTGCGCCGAGCGGGCCGCAGGGTCCCCGAGGACGTGTCCGTGGGCGGCTTCGACGACTCCACGGCCGCGACGGAGTCCACCCCCGCCCTCACCACGATCCGCCAGCCCTACGACCGCATCAGCAGCGAGATGGTGCGCGTGCTGCTGGCCCAGATCGGGGGCGAGGACCCGGCGGCGGTGATCCTGCCGACGGAGCTGGTGAAGCGGGAGTCCACGTAA
- a CDS encoding MarR family winged helix-turn-helix transcriptional regulator: MAVDTAEARLEERWRDILSVHARTMCEIDRVLHPHGLGASDFEVLDILASASPDEGDQCRVQNLVGRVHLSQSALSRLIGRLEKDGLVERSMCVEDRRGVWVALTGKGRDLHAEVLPLQRAVLGRMLGG, encoded by the coding sequence ATGGCAGTCGACACGGCCGAGGCCCGGCTCGAGGAACGCTGGCGGGACATCCTGTCGGTACACGCACGCACGATGTGCGAGATCGACCGGGTGCTGCACCCGCACGGGCTGGGGGCGAGCGATTTCGAGGTCCTCGACATCCTCGCCTCCGCCTCGCCCGACGAGGGCGACCAGTGCCGGGTGCAGAACCTCGTCGGCCGGGTCCATCTCAGCCAGAGCGCACTGTCCCGGCTCATCGGCCGGTTGGAGAAGGACGGCCTGGTGGAGCGCTCGATGTGCGTGGAGGACCGGCGCGGCGTCTGGGTCGCCCTGACCGGCAAGGGCCGCGACCTGCACGCGGAGGTGCTGCCGTTGCAGCGGGCGGTGCTGGGCCGGATGCTGGGCGGCTGA
- a CDS encoding carbohydrate ABC transporter permease: MSTLAVRKAAPAADTSPGTQRPPLRRRIAVVPTLVLLLGAMYCLLPVTWVIMAATKSGTELFSTFTLLPGTGLADNLADLNAYRDGVYWQWMGNSALYAGLGALLSTAVSAVSGYALAVYRFRGRETVFNIMLAGVLMPPVVLAIPQYLLLAKTGLTDSYVSVLLPLILSPYGVYLGRIYATAAVPADMVEAGRVDGAGEWRIFARIGLPMMVPGLVTIFLFQFVAIWNNFLLPYIMLSDDEKFPMTLGLFTLLAQGHSEPTRYTLVITGSLLAIIPLIALFLVIQRFWNLDLLSGAVKS, translated from the coding sequence ATGAGCACTCTTGCCGTCCGGAAGGCCGCCCCGGCGGCCGATACCTCGCCGGGCACCCAGAGGCCGCCGCTGCGCCGCCGTATCGCCGTCGTTCCCACCCTCGTCCTGCTGCTCGGGGCCATGTACTGCCTGCTGCCGGTCACCTGGGTGATCATGGCCGCCACCAAGTCGGGCACGGAGCTGTTCTCCACCTTCACCCTGCTGCCGGGCACGGGCCTCGCCGACAACCTCGCGGATCTGAACGCCTACCGCGACGGCGTCTACTGGCAGTGGATGGGCAACTCGGCCCTCTACGCGGGGCTGGGCGCGCTGCTGTCGACCGCGGTCTCCGCCGTCTCCGGCTACGCCCTCGCCGTCTACCGCTTCCGCGGCCGTGAGACCGTCTTCAACATCATGCTCGCGGGCGTGCTGATGCCGCCGGTCGTCCTCGCCATCCCGCAGTACCTGCTGCTCGCCAAGACCGGCCTGACGGACTCCTACGTCTCCGTGCTACTGCCACTGATCCTCTCCCCGTACGGGGTCTACCTGGGTCGTATCTACGCGACCGCGGCCGTACCCGCCGACATGGTGGAGGCGGGGCGCGTCGACGGGGCCGGAGAGTGGCGAATCTTCGCGCGGATCGGGCTGCCGATGATGGTGCCCGGACTGGTGACGATCTTCCTGTTCCAGTTCGTGGCGATCTGGAACAACTTCCTGCTGCCGTACATCATGCTGAGCGACGACGAGAAGTTCCCCATGACCCTCGGGCTGTTCACGCTGCTCGCCCAAGGCCACAGCGAGCCCACGCGCTACACCCTGGTGATCACGGGCTCGCTGCTCGCGATCATCCCCCTCATCGCCTTGTTCCTGGTCATCCAGCGGTTCTGGAACCTCGACCTGCTGTCCGGAGCCGTAAAGTCATGA